The following proteins are co-located in the Echinicola sp. 20G genome:
- a CDS encoding glycoside hydrolase family 97 protein translates to MDLFTSSERLLQVKGAKFQLSDGALSEGFKIVGISKKAASEDWETVYGEKHFIPNRYTEAIIKLEKDKDPAQNMELHCRVYDEGFAFRYSFDSVFFDKSWLKRELTRFDFDADYEAWVSEKAQSAYRKSPISEIDKACERPLVIQRNENSYLALGEAALVDFARAKFIKSSDKDYSIGLDLGSEVSLKKASYQTPWRFVMVGQSPGELLAHNYFVQNLNNPNQLEDVSWIKPGKVIREVSLTTQGGKACVDFAAEHQMQYIEFDAGWYGPEYHDESDASTITVDPNRSPGPLDLQEVIDYAKSKNVGVILYVNRRALEKQLDDILPLYKSWGIQGLKYGFVNVGTQEWTSWLHNAVRKAADHEMMVDIHDEYRPTGYSRTYPNLMTQEGIRGDEESPSVEQTLITLFTRMIAGGGDYTNCFFADRVVNDMGGKAGQMAKTILLYSPWQFLYWYDRPEGSPNKTGGAGKNDAFIEGSDALRFYDQIPTVWDDTKVLEGEIGEYATIARRNGDSWYVGSLTAGTERKVNIPLSFLSKGNVYEAEVFYQTKQDLLDNKVSIDKMEVTNETVLSRDLLANSGMGVIIHEK, encoded by the coding sequence ATGGATCTGTTTACTTCGTCCGAAAGATTACTCCAAGTGAAAGGAGCTAAATTTCAATTGTCAGATGGAGCCTTGAGTGAAGGGTTTAAAATAGTAGGAATAAGTAAAAAAGCAGCTTCAGAAGATTGGGAGACAGTTTACGGTGAAAAGCATTTTATTCCAAACAGGTATACCGAAGCCATTATAAAATTGGAGAAAGATAAAGATCCTGCCCAAAATATGGAGCTTCACTGCCGGGTATATGATGAGGGTTTTGCTTTTAGGTATAGTTTTGATAGTGTTTTCTTTGATAAAAGCTGGTTAAAAAGGGAATTGACCCGCTTTGATTTTGATGCGGATTATGAAGCATGGGTCAGTGAAAAGGCCCAGTCTGCTTATCGAAAATCACCCATTAGTGAGATAGATAAAGCCTGTGAGAGACCTTTGGTGATTCAAAGAAACGAAAATTCCTATTTGGCTTTGGGAGAAGCAGCCTTGGTTGATTTTGCACGGGCAAAGTTTATCAAGTCTTCCGATAAGGATTATTCAATCGGGCTTGATTTAGGAAGTGAAGTGTCCTTGAAAAAAGCCAGTTACCAAACCCCGTGGCGTTTTGTGATGGTGGGCCAAAGCCCAGGAGAGCTGTTAGCGCACAATTATTTTGTACAAAACTTGAATAACCCCAATCAGTTGGAAGATGTATCATGGATCAAGCCTGGGAAAGTAATTCGAGAGGTTAGCCTCACCACACAAGGAGGGAAAGCTTGTGTGGATTTTGCCGCTGAACATCAAATGCAATATATCGAGTTTGATGCTGGTTGGTATGGGCCTGAATATCATGATGAATCTGATGCTTCCACCATAACAGTAGACCCAAATCGGTCTCCAGGACCATTGGATCTTCAAGAGGTAATTGACTATGCTAAAAGTAAGAATGTAGGTGTAATCCTGTATGTGAACAGGAGGGCACTTGAAAAACAACTTGATGATATCTTACCTCTCTATAAATCCTGGGGAATCCAAGGACTGAAATATGGATTTGTAAATGTGGGGACTCAGGAATGGACTTCCTGGTTACATAATGCTGTGAGAAAGGCTGCTGATCATGAAATGATGGTTGATATTCATGATGAGTATAGACCAACAGGGTATTCTCGCACTTATCCCAACCTGATGACACAAGAAGGTATTCGGGGTGATGAGGAAAGTCCTTCAGTAGAGCAAACATTGATTACGCTTTTTACCAGGATGATTGCTGGTGGAGGAGATTACACCAACTGTTTCTTCGCGGATAGAGTAGTCAACGATATGGGAGGGAAAGCTGGGCAAATGGCAAAAACAATTCTCTTGTACAGCCCATGGCAGTTCCTCTACTGGTATGACCGTCCTGAGGGGTCGCCAAATAAAACTGGCGGGGCAGGCAAAAACGATGCATTTATAGAGGGAAGTGATGCATTGAGGTTTTATGACCAAATTCCAACGGTCTGGGATGATACTAAAGTTTTGGAAGGGGAAATAGGAGAATATGCTACTATTGCTAGAAGAAACGGAGACAGCTGGTATGTAGGTTCCTTGACAGCAGGGACAGAGAGGAAAGTCAATATTCCACTTTCATTTCTCTCAAAAGGCAATGTATATGAAGCAGAAGTATTCTATCAAACCAAACAAGACCTTTTAGACAATAAAGTGAGCATCGATAAGATGGAAGTGACAAATGAGACTGTGTTATCAAGAGATTTGCTAGCAAATTCGGGGATGGGGGTTATAATTCATGAAAAATAA
- the hisS gene encoding histidine--tRNA ligase — translation MSIQKPTLPKGTRDFGPIQMAKRNYILETIKSTFRLFGYQQLETPSMENLSVLTGKYGDEGDQLLFKVLNSGDFLKKINGEDLEKGAATVLPKVAEKGLRYDLTVPFARYVVMNRNELTFPFKRFQIQPVWRADRPQRGRYREFYQCDADVVGTDSLICEAEILLMIRRVFAELKLEDYDIKINNRKILTGISEVIGEPGKEGELCVAIDKLDKIGWEKVQEELTQRGFTEDAVKKLEPIIDLSGSNDEKLAFLNGFLSESEEGLKGVAELEEVLKLLAEFGEGQEHVDFDVVLARGLSYYTGAIFEVKVNNVSIGSVSGGGRYDNLTGVFGLEGVSGVGFSFGVDRIYDVLEELNLFPEEQTQSTNVMIGYFDEEGRNYGLKILNGLRSAGLSAEIYPDYAKVKKQFNYADKKQVPFVVMVGSEEIAQNKVTLKNLKTGEQEMHSLEEVIGIVKAS, via the coding sequence ATGAGTATCCAAAAACCGACTTTACCAAAAGGAACCAGAGACTTTGGCCCAATACAGATGGCCAAGAGGAATTATATTTTAGAGACCATTAAGTCTACCTTTAGGCTTTTTGGGTATCAGCAATTGGAAACTCCTTCTATGGAAAACCTTTCTGTTTTGACCGGAAAATATGGGGATGAAGGAGACCAACTACTTTTCAAGGTGTTGAACAGTGGGGATTTTCTCAAGAAGATTAATGGAGAGGATTTGGAAAAAGGAGCAGCCACTGTGCTTCCCAAAGTAGCTGAAAAAGGCTTGCGTTATGACTTGACAGTTCCTTTTGCAAGATATGTGGTGATGAATAGGAATGAGTTGACCTTTCCTTTTAAGCGTTTTCAGATCCAACCCGTTTGGCGGGCTGATAGACCTCAGCGGGGAAGGTACCGTGAGTTTTACCAATGTGATGCGGATGTGGTAGGGACGGATAGCCTGATCTGTGAAGCAGAGATACTTTTGATGATCAGAAGGGTCTTTGCTGAATTGAAACTGGAGGACTATGATATTAAAATCAATAACCGTAAAATATTAACCGGGATTTCGGAGGTTATCGGCGAACCTGGTAAAGAGGGAGAATTGTGTGTGGCGATAGATAAACTGGATAAAATTGGCTGGGAAAAGGTACAAGAAGAGTTGACTCAGCGAGGTTTTACAGAAGATGCAGTAAAAAAATTGGAACCAATTATTGACCTGTCTGGAAGTAATGATGAAAAGTTAGCTTTTTTGAATGGCTTCCTTTCTGAAAGTGAAGAAGGCTTGAAGGGTGTGGCGGAATTGGAAGAAGTGTTGAAGCTACTGGCTGAGTTTGGTGAAGGCCAGGAGCATGTGGATTTCGATGTGGTATTGGCCAGAGGCCTTAGTTATTATACTGGGGCAATATTTGAAGTGAAGGTAAATAATGTGTCGATTGGTTCTGTAAGTGGAGGAGGCAGATACGATAACCTGACCGGAGTTTTTGGTCTGGAAGGTGTTTCTGGTGTTGGTTTTTCTTTTGGTGTAGACAGGATTTACGATGTGTTGGAGGAATTGAATTTATTTCCGGAGGAGCAAACACAATCCACTAATGTGATGATTGGGTATTTTGATGAAGAAGGAAGAAATTATGGGTTGAAAATTCTGAATGGATTGAGAAGTGCTGGGCTTTCTGCTGAAATATATCCTGATTATGCCAAGGTGAAAAAGCAGTTTAACTATGCTGATAAGAAGCAGGTGCCATTTGTGGTAATGGTAGGTTCTGAAGAAATTGCCCAGAATAAGGTGACCTTGAAAAACCTAAAGACAGGTGAGCAGGAGATGCATTCTTTAGAAGAAGTAATTGGTATTGTTAAGGCCAGTTGA
- a CDS encoding NADP-dependent isocitrate dehydrogenase, translated as MSSKRKITVAYGDGIGPEIMKATLGILEAAGAAIETDVIEIGEQVYLKGISSGIEPTAWDSLRESKVFLKSPITTPQGGGFKSLNVTTRKTLGLYANVRPCKAFSPYIHTHFPETDMVIIRENEEDLYAGIEHRQTDDVYQCLKLISRPGSEKIIRYAFEYAKKYNRKKVTCMTKDNIMKLADGLFHKVFNEVAKEYPDIEADHKIIDIGTALIADKPEMFDVIVTLNLYGDIISDVAAQITGSVGLGGSSNVGEDVAMFEAIHGSAPDIAGKDIANPSGLLNGAIMMLVHIGQPEVAEKISNAWMKTLEDGIHTGDIYQEGVSSKLVGTQEFAQAVIERLGQKPENMTPAEFKKGDGADDNMGAIKLTERKPCKKELIGLDVFIDWKENDRDANVIGDKLRAVDADGLKMQLITNRGVKVYPDGMKETFCSDHWRVRFFNADQTVISHGQILEILKQVEALGFDFIKIENLYTFDGERGFSLAQGE; from the coding sequence ATGTCATCCAAAAGAAAAATAACCGTAGCTTACGGTGATGGTATCGGACCTGAAATCATGAAAGCCACGCTGGGGATTTTGGAAGCAGCTGGGGCAGCCATAGAAACTGATGTGATTGAGATTGGCGAGCAAGTCTATCTAAAGGGGATCAGTTCAGGTATCGAGCCTACTGCTTGGGATTCACTGAGGGAATCAAAGGTGTTTCTAAAATCTCCGATCACTACTCCGCAGGGAGGAGGGTTCAAGAGTTTGAATGTGACCACCAGAAAGACATTGGGACTGTATGCCAATGTAAGGCCTTGCAAGGCTTTTTCTCCTTACATCCATACGCATTTCCCTGAGACAGACATGGTGATCATTCGAGAAAACGAGGAAGATCTTTATGCAGGAATTGAGCACAGGCAGACGGATGATGTATACCAATGTTTGAAGTTGATTTCCAGACCAGGTTCTGAGAAAATCATTCGTTATGCTTTTGAATATGCTAAAAAGTATAACCGTAAAAAGGTGACCTGTATGACCAAGGACAACATCATGAAGTTGGCCGATGGTCTTTTCCATAAAGTATTCAATGAGGTAGCCAAAGAGTACCCTGATATCGAAGCGGATCACAAGATCATTGATATTGGTACGGCTTTGATCGCGGATAAACCTGAAATGTTTGATGTGATTGTTACCTTGAACCTATATGGAGATATTATCTCTGACGTGGCGGCTCAAATTACTGGTTCTGTTGGATTGGGCGGTTCTTCCAATGTGGGTGAAGACGTAGCCATGTTCGAGGCAATCCACGGTTCTGCTCCTGACATTGCGGGTAAGGACATTGCCAATCCATCTGGTTTGTTGAATGGTGCCATCATGATGTTGGTGCACATCGGCCAACCTGAGGTAGCGGAGAAAATCTCCAATGCTTGGATGAAAACTTTAGAAGATGGAATCCACACAGGAGATATTTATCAAGAAGGTGTTTCTTCCAAGTTGGTAGGTACCCAAGAGTTTGCGCAAGCAGTGATTGAGCGCCTTGGTCAAAAGCCTGAAAACATGACTCCTGCTGAGTTCAAAAAAGGAGATGGTGCTGATGACAATATGGGAGCAATCAAATTGACAGAAAGAAAGCCATGTAAAAAGGAACTGATCGGTTTGGATGTTTTCATTGATTGGAAAGAAAATGATAGAGATGCCAATGTAATTGGTGACAAGCTAAGGGCTGTAGATGCTGATGGTTTGAAAATGCAGCTGATCACCAACAGAGGGGTAAAGGTTTACCCTGATGGCATGAAGGAGACTTTCTGTTCAGATCACTGGAGAGTAAGGTTCTTTAATGCTGACCAAACGGTGATTTCCCATGGACAGATTCTTGAAATACTTAAGCAAGTAGAGGCATTGGGTTTTGATTTTATCAAAATAGAAAACCTTTATACTTTTGACGGTGAAAGAGGTTTCTCTTTGGCACAAGGAGAATAA
- a CDS encoding enoyl-CoA hydratase/isomerase family protein, producing the protein MAESTNILSENKDGILYLTINRESKLNAINFDTLEELKNIFNEVSDNKSIRAVILTGAGEKAFVAGADISEIAELNELNARKFSENGQEVFSLIESCHKPVIAVINGFALGGGCELAMACHMRIATANAKFGQPEVNLGIIPGYGGTQRLTFLIGRGKANELLMTGEMIGAEEGKSLGLVNHVTATKQDAIEKAEEILQKIMTKAPLALGMIVDCVNAVYSNDENGYLIEANSFARCVKSEDYSEGTAAFLEKRKPNFKGE; encoded by the coding sequence ATGGCTGAATCTACCAACATTCTTTCTGAAAATAAAGATGGTATACTTTATCTCACCATCAACCGCGAATCCAAGCTCAACGCAATCAACTTTGATACCCTGGAAGAACTGAAGAACATCTTCAATGAAGTAAGTGACAACAAGTCGATCAGGGCAGTTATTTTGACGGGAGCAGGAGAAAAAGCTTTTGTTGCGGGTGCTGACATCAGCGAAATTGCAGAGCTGAACGAGCTAAACGCCCGTAAATTTTCAGAAAATGGCCAGGAAGTTTTCAGTTTGATCGAATCATGCCACAAACCAGTCATTGCCGTAATCAATGGCTTTGCCCTTGGTGGTGGCTGTGAATTGGCCATGGCCTGCCATATGAGAATTGCAACTGCCAATGCCAAGTTTGGACAGCCTGAAGTTAATCTCGGCATTATTCCAGGATATGGAGGAACACAGCGTTTGACTTTTTTGATCGGTAGAGGAAAAGCCAATGAACTACTGATGACCGGTGAAATGATAGGGGCTGAAGAAGGCAAATCACTGGGACTTGTCAACCATGTCACTGCCACGAAACAAGATGCCATCGAAAAAGCAGAGGAAATCCTCCAAAAGATCATGACCAAAGCACCACTAGCTCTTGGAATGATTGTAGATTGTGTCAATGCCGTCTATAGCAATGATGAAAACGGCTACCTCATTGAAGCCAACAGTTTCGCCCGATGCGTGAAATCAGAAGATTATTCAGAAGGAACAGCCGCTTTCCTCGAAAAAAGAAAGCCCAACTTCAAAGGCGAATAA
- a CDS encoding YbaB/EbfC family nucleoid-associated protein, which yields MFDFMNIMNKVKEAQAKIKEKQAELVHLTAEGESGAGMVKVVVNGHRKIVDIAIDDSLITPEDKDMLKDLIVAATNKAFESIDFKIKEEMKQATEGMMPNIPGMDLGNMF from the coding sequence ATGTTTGATTTTATGAATATCATGAATAAGGTGAAGGAAGCGCAGGCCAAGATCAAAGAGAAGCAGGCTGAGCTGGTTCATTTGACTGCAGAAGGAGAGTCTGGAGCAGGAATGGTCAAGGTAGTTGTCAATGGTCATAGAAAGATAGTAGATATAGCTATTGATGATAGCCTAATTACTCCAGAGGATAAAGACATGCTTAAAGACCTTATCGTTGCAGCCACCAATAAGGCATTTGAAAGTATTGATTTCAAGATCAAAGAAGAAATGAAGCAGGCCACTGAAGGGATGATGCCCAATATCCCCGGAATGGACTTAGGAAATATGTTTTAA
- a CDS encoding glycosyltransferase family 2 protein — translation MKDAAIVILNYNGKDMLEKFLPIVLKNSDFEVIIADNCSNDGSQEFLSSHFKSLQLIQLDENLGYSQGYNEALKRIQGQYSYYILLNSDVEVTPYWDSALIKWLEKHREYAAVQPKVLSQQNPKVFDYAGAGGGYIDQLGYPFCRGRILETIEEDKGQFDGDVQVDWVSGACFAIKAELFHAVGGFESSFFAHMEEIDLCWRLSRNGWKLGYTGGIKVKHVGGGTLSRTSPFKTYLNFRNNLLMLYRNLNSWGFFKVMMLRVFFDLAAILHFGLFGKGEHAKQVIKAYRDFFKMSAKMERKAPLASKLPFQKASKQVFSIVLSYYLKRKKYYSEV, via the coding sequence ATGAAAGACGCAGCCATCGTCATACTCAATTACAATGGGAAGGATATGCTTGAAAAATTTCTTCCCATTGTTTTGAAAAACAGTGATTTTGAGGTCATCATTGCGGACAATTGTAGCAATGATGGTTCTCAGGAATTTTTATCATCTCATTTTAAATCGCTTCAGCTAATTCAGCTGGATGAAAACCTAGGGTACAGTCAAGGTTACAATGAAGCGCTCAAAAGAATCCAAGGGCAATATAGTTACTACATTCTCCTTAATTCCGATGTGGAGGTCACTCCTTATTGGGATAGCGCTTTGATCAAATGGTTGGAGAAGCATAGGGAGTATGCGGCTGTTCAACCCAAAGTTTTATCTCAGCAAAACCCTAAAGTGTTTGACTATGCTGGTGCGGGAGGTGGATACATTGACCAGCTGGGCTATCCATTTTGTAGGGGGCGAATATTGGAAACAATTGAAGAAGATAAAGGTCAATTCGACGGGGATGTACAAGTGGATTGGGTTTCAGGTGCCTGTTTTGCCATTAAAGCAGAATTGTTTCATGCTGTTGGAGGATTTGAATCTTCGTTTTTTGCACATATGGAAGAGATAGATTTGTGCTGGAGACTGTCAAGAAATGGATGGAAGTTGGGGTATACCGGTGGGATAAAAGTGAAGCATGTTGGAGGAGGAACCTTGTCACGGACAAGCCCATTTAAAACTTACCTTAATTTTAGAAACAACTTGTTGATGCTTTATAGGAACTTGAACAGTTGGGGGTTCTTTAAAGTAATGATGTTAAGAGTTTTTTTTGATCTGGCCGCAATTCTTCATTTTGGTCTTTTTGGAAAAGGAGAACATGCCAAGCAGGTGATTAAAGCTTATAGAGACTTTTTTAAAATGAGCGCTAAGATGGAAAGGAAAGCTCCTTTGGCATCAAAATTGCCTTTCCAGAAAGCTAGTAAGCAAGTGTTTTCTATAGTGCTTTCTTATTACTTAAAAAGGAAAAAATATTATTCAGAAGTTTAA
- the dut gene encoding dUTP diphosphatase encodes MKVKVINQSKHPLPEYQTILSAGLDLRANLDQTVTLGPLERVLIGTGLYMELPAGFEAQIRPRSGLAYKHGLTVLNSPGTIDADYRGEIKVLLVNLSKEAFEIKDGERIAQMVVAKHEQIQWENASDLTETERGAGGYGSTGKS; translated from the coding sequence ATGAAGGTAAAAGTCATTAACCAATCAAAACATCCACTCCCTGAATATCAAACCATTCTTTCTGCAGGACTGGATTTGAGGGCCAACTTGGACCAAACAGTAACCTTAGGCCCCCTTGAACGCGTATTGATTGGAACAGGCTTGTACATGGAACTTCCAGCCGGGTTTGAAGCGCAAATTAGACCTCGAAGTGGTTTGGCCTACAAGCATGGCCTGACCGTCCTCAACTCTCCTGGAACCATCGATGCGGATTACAGGGGTGAAATCAAAGTACTATTGGTGAACCTATCCAAAGAAGCATTTGAGATCAAAGATGGGGAACGTATCGCTCAAATGGTTGTCGCCAAACATGAGCAGATCCAATGGGAAAATGCCTCTGACCTTACCGAAACTGAAAGAGGAGCGGGCGGCTATGGCAGTACCGGAAAATCCTGA
- the typA gene encoding translational GTPase TypA has product MQNIRNIAIIAHVDHGKTTLVDKIIHASKIFRENQQFDDLILDNNDLERERGITILSKNVSVRYKDIKINIIDTPGHADFGGEVERVLKMADGVILLVDAFEGPMPQTRFVLGKALDLGLTPIVVVNKVDKPNCRPDEVHEAVFDLMFNLDATEEQLDFVTMYGSAKNNWMGPDWQNPTDSILPLLDTIIEHIPAPIIEEGTTQMQITSLDYSNFVGRIAIGRLKRGTLKENAQVSLCKADGSIKKVRIKELHVFEGLGKNKVESVHPGDICAITGIEDFEIGDTIADLENPEPLPRIAIDEPTMNMLFTINNSPFFGKEGKFVTSRHLRDRLFKEMEKNLALRVETTDNEDKFIVFGRGILHLSVLIETMRREGYELQVGQPQVIYKEIDGVKHEPIESLVVDVPETTSGKVIELATQRKGELLVMEPKGDLQHLEFQIPSRGLIGLRNNVLTATQGEAIMNHRFIKYEPFKGNIPGRTNGSLISMESGPTTAYAIDKLQDRGVFFVDPGEEIYGGQVIGEHSRDNDIVVNVQKGKKLTNMRASGSDDNSKIAPAKKFSLEESMEYIQKDEYLEITPKSMRMRKIYLDEGERTRMAKKDA; this is encoded by the coding sequence ATGCAGAATATTCGTAACATCGCGATTATCGCACACGTTGACCACGGCAAAACAACACTCGTGGATAAAATCATTCACGCTTCAAAAATCTTCCGTGAAAACCAGCAGTTTGACGACTTAATCCTTGATAACAACGACTTGGAAAGAGAAAGAGGTATCACTATTCTTTCTAAGAACGTTTCCGTAAGATATAAAGACATCAAAATCAATATCATTGACACCCCAGGTCACGCCGACTTTGGTGGAGAAGTGGAAAGGGTATTGAAAATGGCTGATGGTGTAATCCTTTTGGTGGATGCATTTGAAGGCCCAATGCCACAAACCCGATTTGTATTGGGCAAAGCATTGGATTTAGGTCTTACCCCTATCGTAGTAGTTAACAAAGTGGACAAACCAAACTGTCGTCCAGACGAAGTTCATGAGGCTGTTTTTGACCTGATGTTTAACTTGGATGCGACAGAAGAGCAGTTGGACTTCGTGACCATGTACGGTTCTGCTAAGAACAACTGGATGGGCCCTGATTGGCAAAACCCAACTGATTCCATCTTGCCTCTTTTGGACACTATCATAGAGCACATTCCTGCTCCGATCATCGAAGAAGGCACCACACAAATGCAGATCACTTCTTTGGATTACTCTAACTTCGTGGGTAGAATTGCTATCGGCAGGTTGAAGAGAGGTACTTTGAAGGAAAATGCTCAGGTTTCCCTCTGCAAAGCAGATGGATCCATCAAAAAAGTAAGAATCAAAGAACTTCATGTATTTGAAGGCCTTGGAAAAAATAAAGTAGAGTCTGTTCATCCAGGTGATATCTGTGCCATTACTGGAATTGAGGATTTTGAAATTGGCGATACCATTGCTGATCTTGAAAATCCAGAACCACTTCCTAGGATCGCTATCGATGAGCCAACTATGAATATGCTCTTCACGATCAACAACTCCCCTTTCTTCGGTAAAGAAGGTAAATTTGTGACTTCCCGTCACTTGAGAGACCGTCTTTTTAAAGAAATGGAAAAGAACTTGGCCCTTAGGGTAGAGACTACTGACAATGAAGATAAATTCATCGTTTTCGGACGTGGTATTCTTCACTTGTCTGTATTGATCGAGACCATGAGAAGAGAAGGCTATGAACTTCAAGTAGGCCAGCCTCAGGTAATTTACAAAGAAATCGACGGTGTGAAACACGAGCCAATTGAATCATTGGTAGTAGATGTTCCTGAAACCACTTCCGGTAAGGTAATCGAATTGGCTACCCAGCGTAAAGGTGAACTTTTGGTAATGGAGCCAAAAGGTGACCTTCAGCACTTGGAATTCCAAATCCCTTCAAGAGGTTTGATTGGATTGAGAAACAATGTACTTACGGCTACTCAGGGTGAAGCCATTATGAACCACCGTTTCATCAAGTACGAACCTTTCAAAGGAAATATTCCTGGCAGAACCAATGGTTCCCTAATCTCTATGGAGTCTGGTCCTACCACAGCTTATGCTATTGATAAGTTGCAGGATAGAGGGGTATTCTTTGTGGATCCAGGAGAGGAAATCTATGGTGGCCAAGTGATCGGAGAACACTCCAGAGACAATGACATCGTGGTAAACGTACAAAAAGGTAAGAAATTGACCAATATGCGTGCTTCAGGTTCCGATGACAACTCTAAAATTGCTCCAGCTAAGAAATTCTCTTTGGAAGAATCTATGGAATATATCCAAAAGGATGAGTACCTAGAAATAACTCCTAAGAGCATGAGAATGAGAAAAATCTACTTGGACGAAGGAGAAAGAACCAGAATGGCGAAAAAAGACGCTTAA
- a CDS encoding PspC family transcriptional regulator — MEKLKIFFEDRAFGVCSKLGEKLNFPIDSIRLFFIYSSFITLGSPVILYVTMAMTMKIRKYFRKSNNPVLFD, encoded by the coding sequence ATGGAAAAACTGAAAATATTCTTTGAAGACAGGGCATTTGGGGTTTGTTCCAAATTGGGAGAAAAGCTGAATTTTCCTATTGACAGCATCCGTTTGTTCTTCATCTATTCCTCTTTCATTACATTGGGATCACCTGTAATCTTGTATGTTACTATGGCCATGACAATGAAAATCAGAAAGTACTTCAGAAAGAGCAATAACCCTGTACTTTTCGATTAA
- a CDS encoding lipopolysaccharide biosynthesis protein, whose amino-acid sequence MSKLKKLAGQTAVYGISSILGRVINFLLLPLYITYLSKEDLGSFTAIYAFIAFFNIIFTYGMETTFFRFSTGKGIDPKKVYNNVQSLILTTSLSLGALLFLSAEQISIWMDYEGQAYLFKWTAMILTIDAVLAIPYAKLRVENKSLQFALTKLFNILLNVGFNIFFIVICLHISEGQYLTSLQPLIQSFYHPEWGVDYILLSNLIANALIVPILFFLSGKFTWTLEKSILGPMWHYALPLLFMGLAGVTNEVFSRFLFEYILPENFYPGLTSREAGGIFGANFKLAIFMNLIIQAFKYAAEPFFFSQSEDKNSPQLYARVMHWFIIFCCVLMIVVAVNLNIIGDQILGNKGYQEGLSIVPMLLMGYLMLGVYFNLSIWFKITDKTIYSFYITFTGALVTILVIVLLVPKLGYTGAALSTLATYVVMSIMCYLFGQKYYPIPYQTGKDIFYLLTAFVAAYVGFYIEVESGILTFLIRNALPLAFVLLVFLLEKEEISQLKKRISK is encoded by the coding sequence ATGAGTAAACTCAAAAAACTCGCCGGGCAGACCGCTGTTTACGGAATAAGCAGCATTCTGGGCAGAGTAATTAATTTCCTTCTTCTTCCATTATACATCACCTACCTTTCCAAGGAAGACTTAGGGTCATTTACCGCTATTTATGCCTTCATAGCCTTCTTTAACATCATATTTACCTATGGCATGGAAACCACTTTTTTCAGGTTTTCCACTGGTAAAGGAATAGACCCAAAAAAGGTTTATAACAATGTCCAATCGCTTATCCTCACTACTTCCCTTTCTTTAGGGGCTTTATTGTTTCTAAGTGCCGAGCAAATCAGTATTTGGATGGACTATGAAGGACAAGCCTACCTTTTCAAGTGGACTGCTATGATTTTGACCATTGATGCGGTATTGGCCATTCCATATGCCAAGCTCAGGGTTGAAAATAAATCCCTGCAATTTGCCCTGACTAAGCTCTTCAACATCCTATTGAATGTAGGCTTTAATATTTTCTTCATTGTCATTTGTCTTCATATTAGTGAGGGGCAATATTTAACAAGCTTACAGCCGCTCATCCAATCTTTTTATCACCCGGAATGGGGAGTTGACTATATTCTTTTGTCCAACCTTATTGCCAACGCACTGATTGTACCGATCCTCTTTTTTCTTTCTGGTAAATTCACCTGGACTTTGGAAAAAAGTATTCTTGGCCCTATGTGGCACTATGCCTTGCCTCTCTTGTTTATGGGATTGGCAGGTGTGACCAATGAAGTGTTTTCCCGGTTTTTATTTGAATATATCTTACCAGAAAACTTCTACCCTGGATTGACCTCTAGGGAAGCAGGAGGGATTTTTGGTGCCAACTTCAAATTGGCCATCTTTATGAACCTGATCATTCAGGCATTTAAGTACGCTGCTGAACCCTTTTTCTTTTCCCAAAGTGAAGACAAAAACAGTCCACAATTGTACGCTAGGGTAATGCACTGGTTCATCATCTTTTGCTGCGTTTTGATGATTGTCGTAGCAGTCAACCTCAATATTATTGGTGACCAGATATTAGGCAATAAAGGCTATCAAGAAGGTTTGTCTATCGTCCCTATGCTTCTGATGGGCTATTTGATGTTGGGAGTTTATTTCAACCTGAGCATCTGGTTTAAAATTACTGACAAAACAATTTATAGTTTCTATATCACCTTCACGGGGGCTTTGGTCACTATTCTTGTCATCGTTTTATTGGTTCCCAAATTAGGCTATACCGGAGCAGCACTGAGCACTTTGGCCACTTATGTCGTCATGTCCATCATGTGTTACCTATTTGGCCAAAAATATTATCCCATTCCCTATCAAACAGGCAAAGACATCTTCTACCTGCTAACCGCTTTTGTTGCTGCTTATGTTGGTTTTTATATTGAAGTGGAATCTGGAATTTTAACCTTCTTAATTCGAAACGCACTTCCACTTGCCTTTGTTCTCTTGGTCTTTCTTTTAGAAAAAGAAGAAATCAGCCAACTGAAAAAGAGAATTAGCAAGTAA